Proteins found in one Candidatus Cloacimonadota bacterium genomic segment:
- the queC gene encoding 7-cyano-7-deazaguanine synthase QueC — protein MSKAVVLVSGGMDSLVTAAIAKKECDELYFLHVNYGQRTEVRELRSFRKMKDYFKPKDVLIADIAYLTQIGGSSLTDENIEVKDHQENGNIPNTYVPFRNSHIIAIGVSWAEVIGADKIYIGAMEEDSSGYPDCREKYFEAMQKAVNEGTKDGTEIQLITPIIHKRKSEIIKLGAKLEVPFDLSWSCYRNNDIACGKCDSCVLRVNAFKAAGLKDPIPYEVEQNW, from the coding sequence ATGAGTAAAGCAGTAGTTTTAGTTAGTGGTGGAATGGATAGTCTGGTTACAGCTGCAATTGCCAAAAAAGAGTGTGACGAATTATACTTTTTGCACGTAAATTATGGTCAGAGAACCGAAGTACGCGAATTGCGATCTTTCAGGAAAATGAAAGATTATTTTAAACCGAAAGATGTGTTGATAGCAGATATTGCCTATCTCACACAAATTGGCGGTTCAAGTTTGACCGACGAAAATATAGAAGTGAAAGATCATCAGGAAAATGGCAATATTCCAAATACTTACGTACCATTCAGAAACAGCCATATAATTGCTATTGGTGTAAGCTGGGCAGAAGTTATAGGTGCCGATAAAATTTATATCGGAGCTATGGAAGAAGACAGTTCCGGATATCCCGACTGTCGTGAAAAATATTTTGAAGCAATGCAGAAAGCAGTGAATGAAGGTACAAAAGATGGAACTGAAATCCAACTAATTACTCCTATTATTCATAAGAGAAAATCTGAGATCATCAAACTGGGAGCAAAACTGGAAGTTCCTTTCGATCTCAGCTGGAGCTGTTATCGCAACAACGACATTGCCTGCGGAAAATGCGACAGTTGTGTGCTGCGTGTAAATGCTTTCAAAGCAGCAGGATTGAAAGATCCGATTCCTTACGAAGTGGAACAGAATTGGTGA
- a CDS encoding TatD family hydrolase — MKKFLDAHCHLADERMASNLQNELDEAKKAGVTRFISSALCREEFTWHQQNQFPGMYWSAGIHPFYEKSDEKDFEFLIKFCDEKQIAAIGEIGLDGRNKNSEWQKQILLQQLDLAANYDLPVVFHVVHKYYDLYKIIKNNFPKIHGYLHAFNSSLDVAENFSKFDLAFSIGCKPPKKEVLQYIFNRSLILCETDAPYQKPHDSKEDFNHLKNLGLVVENIKKTCNCSFNNIFSVQNKTINMIFEDKLEVNNA; from the coding sequence ATGAAAAAATTCCTCGATGCACATTGCCATCTGGCAGATGAAAGAATGGCTTCTAATCTGCAAAACGAACTTGATGAAGCCAAAAAAGCTGGAGTTACCCGCTTCATTTCTTCTGCTCTTTGCCGGGAAGAATTTACCTGGCATCAGCAAAATCAATTTCCCGGAATGTATTGGAGTGCAGGAATTCATCCGTTTTACGAAAAGAGTGATGAAAAAGATTTCGAATTTCTCATCAAATTCTGCGATGAAAAACAGATCGCTGCAATTGGTGAGATCGGCTTGGACGGCAGAAATAAAAATTCTGAGTGGCAAAAGCAAATACTTCTGCAGCAGCTCGATCTGGCAGCAAATTATGATCTGCCGGTAGTTTTTCATGTTGTTCACAAATACTACGATCTGTATAAAATAATCAAAAATAATTTCCCGAAAATCCACGGCTATCTGCATGCTTTCAATTCTTCTCTGGATGTAGCAGAAAATTTCTCGAAATTTGATCTGGCTTTTTCGATTGGCTGTAAACCTCCTAAAAAAGAAGTTCTTCAATACATTTTTAATCGCAGCTTGATTTTGTGTGAAACAGATGCTCCATATCAGAAACCACATGATTCCAAAGAAGATTTCAATCATTTGAAAAATCTTGGTTTAGTTGTTGAAAACATAAAAAAAACTTGTAATTGTTCTTTCAATAATATATTCTCTGTTCAAAATAAAACAATAAACATGATCTTTGAAGATAAATTGGAAGTTAATAATGCTTGA
- a CDS encoding DUF1622 domain-containing protein, which produces MIVIVNWAAHFAHLAAICVIGVGIVKAFLIFLADIFTRKEAREAIKESRLEIGHAFSLGLGFLIGASILKTTIAPTWNDIGQLASIIAIRTLLNYFLVRDIEQMTEK; this is translated from the coding sequence ATTATTGTAATCGTAAATTGGGCTGCTCATTTTGCCCATCTGGCAGCTATCTGTGTAATCGGTGTTGGCATCGTAAAAGCCTTCTTGATATTTCTTGCGGATATTTTTACCAGGAAGGAAGCTCGAGAAGCCATCAAAGAAAGCCGTCTGGAAATTGGCCATGCCTTTTCGCTGGGACTGGGTTTTCTGATCGGCGCCAGCATCTTGAAAACTACCATCGCTCCAACCTGGAATGATATTGGTCAATTAGCTTCTATTATCGCCATTCGAACATTATTGAACTACTTTCTGGTGCGAGATATTGAACAGATGACAGAGAAGTAA
- a CDS encoding NFACT RNA binding domain-containing protein encodes MQYGFLKKWVEENQDQNLVFRAMQKYQDQYIIKFNKQKKQLQICLANDCFCFFTEKNILLFSDRNDLNQFNQNLEKSKLKKIDIATDDRIIILHFERINIYNQQESMQLILELIPRYQNVILVQKNQIIDCLRKISFAENTHRQVLPGVTYSEPPTDFIVQEKEIKYPLQFNEKLKLEKSESAGFSDMNSAFEALYYKGILHKKIEQFKKAKIKAVKKKLKQKERKIIKLKNELKDASKEEFWKQQAELLKANFSKIKTGMKSIKLTNYYENDFPEILIKLDEKKSSSQNVEYYFKKYRKARDGKVKIAQQIDLTETEIHDLEMEIIEIEESDALPDKEREKNKKSSSKTEKYKMLKVDENWEIYIGRTSRENDFLTTRLAKSHDWWFHTRIFRGTHVILRNLNKRELPDKMKLICCRLAAYYSKAKKSGNVPVDFTQIRYVRKPKGSAIGFVTYTNHKTLYVDPLSMRDAKNLI; translated from the coding sequence ATGCAGTACGGATTTCTAAAAAAATGGGTTGAAGAAAATCAGGATCAGAACCTGGTTTTTCGAGCGATGCAAAAATATCAGGATCAATACATTATAAAATTTAATAAACAGAAAAAACAGCTTCAGATCTGTCTGGCAAATGATTGTTTCTGTTTTTTTACTGAAAAGAATATTCTGCTTTTTTCCGATAGAAATGACCTGAATCAATTTAACCAGAATTTAGAGAAATCTAAACTGAAAAAAATAGATATTGCAACCGATGATCGCATAATAATTCTGCATTTTGAAAGAATCAATATTTATAATCAGCAGGAGTCTATGCAGCTTATTCTGGAATTGATCCCGCGCTATCAAAACGTAATTCTTGTACAAAAAAATCAGATCATAGATTGCCTTCGCAAGATCAGTTTTGCCGAAAACACTCATCGTCAGGTTTTGCCGGGAGTTACATATTCTGAACCTCCAACTGATTTCATAGTACAGGAAAAGGAAATAAAATATCCTTTACAATTCAATGAAAAATTGAAACTGGAAAAATCAGAAAGTGCTGGTTTTTCTGATATGAATTCTGCTTTTGAAGCACTTTATTACAAAGGAATTCTGCACAAGAAAATCGAGCAGTTCAAAAAAGCAAAAATAAAAGCAGTAAAGAAGAAATTGAAGCAGAAAGAACGTAAAATCATCAAATTGAAAAATGAGCTGAAAGATGCCTCAAAAGAAGAATTCTGGAAACAGCAGGCGGAGCTTTTGAAAGCAAACTTTTCAAAGATAAAAACCGGGATGAAGTCTATAAAACTTACAAATTATTATGAGAATGATTTTCCTGAAATCCTGATAAAATTAGATGAAAAAAAATCTTCCAGTCAGAATGTGGAATACTATTTCAAGAAGTATCGCAAAGCTCGCGATGGAAAAGTGAAAATAGCTCAGCAGATCGATCTTACAGAAACTGAAATTCATGATCTGGAAATGGAGATAATCGAGATCGAAGAAAGCGATGCACTTCCCGATAAAGAAAGGGAAAAGAATAAAAAATCATCTTCCAAAACAGAAAAATATAAAATGCTGAAAGTGGATGAAAACTGGGAAATCTATATTGGCAGAACCAGCAGGGAAAACGATTTTTTGACCACACGTTTGGCAAAATCACATGATTGGTGGTTTCACACCAGAATTTTCCGTGGAACTCATGTAATCCTGCGAAATTTGAACAAGCGTGAACTTCCTGATAAAATGAAATTGATCTGTTGCAGATTGGCTGCATATTACAGCAAAGCAAAGAAATCGGGAAATGTTCCTGTAGATTTTACTCAGATTCGATATGTACGAAAACCAAAAGGTTCAGCAATTGGTTTCGTAACTTACACAAACCACAAGACGTTATACGTCGATCCGCTCAGTATGCGTGATGCGAAAAACCTTATATAG
- a CDS encoding tRNA threonylcarbamoyladenosine dehydratase has protein sequence MLEQFSRTALLFGDEAIEIFQKSKVAVMGLGGVGSYAAEALARSGIGSFLLVDFDTVGLSNLNRQLPALHSTIGKMKTEAMRDRILDINPQAEVEIYSDFCAQESRDFLLKNLDFVVDAIDSLGPKTGLLESCIKKEIPVISSMGAASRFDPAQIELVDISKSRICPLAKKVRKYLHRRGIRKGIPVIYSYEKPIPQFDHAAGAEAEWVSGRGRKRGTLGSVVYLPAIMGMWAASYVLRKLAGKF, from the coding sequence ATGCTTGAGCAATTTTCCAGAACAGCACTTTTATTTGGTGATGAAGCGATAGAAATTTTCCAGAAAAGCAAAGTAGCTGTGATGGGTTTGGGTGGAGTTGGAAGTTATGCTGCTGAAGCACTTGCACGCAGCGGTATTGGCAGCTTTTTATTAGTCGATTTTGATACAGTTGGACTTTCCAATTTGAATCGGCAGTTACCAGCTCTGCACAGCACTATCGGTAAGATGAAAACAGAAGCGATGCGAGATCGAATTCTGGATATTAATCCCCAGGCTGAAGTAGAAATCTATTCTGATTTTTGCGCTCAGGAATCGCGGGATTTCTTGCTGAAAAATCTGGATTTTGTGGTTGATGCAATTGATAGTCTGGGCCCCAAAACGGGACTTCTGGAAAGTTGCATTAAAAAGGAGATCCCCGTGATCAGCTCGATGGGAGCAGCCAGTAGATTTGATCCCGCTCAAATCGAACTTGTGGATATCTCCAAAAGCCGTATTTGTCCACTGGCAAAAAAGGTGCGAAAATATCTGCATCGTCGTGGAATTCGCAAAGGAATTCCGGTAATTTATTCCTACGAAAAACCAATCCCGCAATTTGATCATGCAGCGGGAGCGGAAGCAGAATGGGTTTCCGGTCGGGGTAGAAAACGCGGAACTTTAGGTTCGGTGGTTTATTTGCCGGCAATCATGGGAATGTGGGCTGCCAGTTACGTTCTGCGGAAATTGGCAGGGAAATTTTAG
- the rmuC gene encoding DNA recombination protein RmuC, with protein MEFVIIAAAIIIGSVIIGFFLKSKSGGNDELIIREERDKLAAQNEILREDLGKKESELSELRENNTNLQSERSKLETLNKNFQEKLDSQKKEIEELQTKFTDAFKNLANEILEEKTKKFTEQNRTNLDELLNPLKEKIKDFESKVEQSNEKNRISHTSLIEQIKNLKELNKKISDDANNLTKALKGDAKMQGNWGEVILERILEESGLRKGIEYDTQVSMTNEEGQRMQPDVVVKLPDNKHLIVDSKVSLVNYERMVSSESEEQKTGYLKALNISVKSHIEGLYKKHYHDLKDVNSPDFVFLFIPIEGVFSILMQNDSTVYQYALNKQIVIVSPSTLLATLRTISFIWRQENQTQHAMEIARQSGNLLDKFYGFLEDLEKIDVNLDRTKKAYDDSIKKLVSGKGNLISRVKKIEELGAKAKKQIPEKFVQEDLLLQDEE; from the coding sequence ATGGAATTTGTCATTATAGCTGCTGCAATCATTATTGGCTCGGTGATCATTGGTTTCTTTTTGAAATCCAAATCGGGTGGAAATGATGAATTGATCATTCGAGAAGAAAGAGATAAACTTGCAGCTCAAAACGAAATTCTGCGGGAAGATCTTGGGAAGAAGGAATCTGAGCTGTCTGAACTTAGAGAAAATAACACGAACCTGCAATCGGAACGTTCCAAACTGGAAACTTTGAATAAAAATTTCCAGGAAAAACTCGATTCTCAGAAAAAGGAAATCGAAGAACTGCAAACCAAATTTACCGATGCTTTTAAAAATCTGGCAAACGAAATCCTGGAAGAAAAAACCAAGAAATTCACTGAACAAAATCGTACCAATCTTGATGAACTTTTAAATCCGCTCAAAGAAAAGATCAAAGATTTTGAAAGTAAAGTGGAGCAGTCCAACGAAAAAAACAGGATCAGCCACACTTCGCTCATCGAGCAGATAAAAAATTTGAAAGAATTGAATAAAAAAATAAGCGATGATGCCAATAACCTGACGAAAGCCTTGAAAGGTGATGCGAAAATGCAGGGAAATTGGGGGGAAGTGATCCTGGAAAGAATTCTGGAAGAATCTGGTTTGCGAAAGGGGATAGAGTACGATACACAAGTTAGCATGACAAACGAAGAAGGTCAGAGAATGCAGCCCGATGTGGTCGTGAAACTTCCTGATAACAAACATCTAATCGTCGATTCCAAAGTTTCACTGGTAAATTATGAAAGAATGGTTTCATCTGAAAGTGAAGAACAGAAAACCGGATATTTAAAAGCTCTCAATATTTCCGTAAAATCTCATATCGAAGGACTTTACAAAAAACATTATCATGATCTGAAAGATGTAAATTCTCCCGATTTTGTATTTCTATTTATTCCCATCGAAGGTGTGTTTTCCATCCTGATGCAGAACGACAGTACAGTTTATCAGTATGCCCTGAATAAGCAAATCGTAATAGTGAGCCCCAGCACGTTGCTGGCTACGTTGCGTACGATTTCTTTTATTTGGCGGCAGGAAAATCAAACTCAGCATGCCATGGAAATTGCCCGTCAGAGCGGCAATCTTCTGGATAAATTTTATGGATTTCTGGAAGACCTGGAAAAAATAGATGTAAATCTGGATCGTACCAAAAAAGCTTATGATGATTCGATTAAAAAACTGGTTTCAGGAAAAGGAAATTTAATTTCTCGAGTTAAAAAAATTGAAGAACTTGGGGCAAAAGCCAAAAAGCAGATTCCTGAGAAATTTGTTCAGGAAGATTTATTACTGCAGGATGAGGAGTAA
- the add gene encoding adenosine deaminase, which produces MKLTKEIVQKLPKTDLHVHLDGSMRISTIFDLAKKQNVKLPVKTEKELADKICCDRQCESLVDYLEGFEITLSVMQTEEALERIAFELAEDAAKENIRYMEVRYSPILHTQKGLKLTTISDAVIRGLAEAEKKFNIKTGVIICGIRNMDPGTSIDLAKLAIAYKNKGVLGFDLAGAEADHPAKHHKEAFYLALNNNINITVHAGEAYGPESIHQALHYCGTHRIGHGTRLIEDGDLLNYVNDHRIPLEICITSNLQTKAISGLREHPLGFYVEYGLRVTINTDNRLISNTTLTDEFMLAIDELGLDYSEIKNIIINGFKSAFLPYREKVRLLNSALDEMDEIEEKELKGRIKIQEKI; this is translated from the coding sequence ATGAAATTGACAAAAGAAATTGTACAAAAATTACCAAAAACTGATCTACACGTTCATCTTGATGGTTCGATGCGGATCAGTACAATATTTGATCTGGCAAAAAAGCAAAATGTAAAACTTCCTGTAAAAACTGAGAAAGAACTGGCTGATAAAATTTGTTGCGACAGGCAATGCGAAAGTTTAGTCGATTACCTGGAAGGTTTTGAAATAACCTTGAGTGTGATGCAAACCGAAGAAGCATTGGAACGAATAGCTTTTGAACTGGCCGAAGATGCAGCCAAAGAAAATATTCGTTATATGGAAGTGCGTTATTCTCCAATTTTGCATACTCAAAAAGGTTTGAAACTAACTACAATTTCCGATGCAGTTATCAGGGGATTAGCAGAAGCAGAGAAAAAATTTAACATAAAAACGGGTGTGATTATTTGCGGAATTCGCAATATGGATCCGGGAACTTCCATCGATCTGGCAAAACTGGCAATCGCTTATAAAAATAAAGGTGTTCTTGGTTTTGATCTGGCGGGAGCTGAAGCTGATCATCCGGCCAAACATCATAAAGAAGCATTTTATCTGGCTTTGAACAACAACATCAACATCACTGTTCATGCCGGAGAAGCTTACGGACCGGAAAGCATTCATCAAGCTCTGCATTATTGTGGAACACATCGCATCGGTCATGGCACACGACTCATCGAAGATGGCGATCTTTTAAATTATGTGAATGATCATCGTATTCCGTTAGAAATCTGCATCACAAGTAATCTGCAGACGAAAGCCATCTCCGGTTTACGCGAACATCCGTTGGGATTTTATGTGGAATATGGATTGCGCGTTACGATAAATACCGATAATCGCTTGATCTCAAATACTACACTTACTGATGAATTTATGTTAGCGATAGATGAACTGGGATTGGATTACAGCGAAATAAAAAATATTATTATAAATGGTTTTAAAAGCGCTTTTCTTCCTTATCGAGAAAAAGTACGTCTACTGAATTCTGCCTTAGACGAAATGGATGAGATCGAAGAAAAAGAATTGAAAGGAAGAATCAAAATTCAGGAAAAAATATAA